The genomic window GTCCGAGGCCGTGCGCCTGCTGTGCCTGCGTTCGGGTGCCCGCATCCGCCGCGCCGACAGCGTGCGCGCCGCGCTGCGCCATCTGCAGGCCTATCGTCCCGGCGCGGTGCTGGTCGACATGGGGCTGCCCGATGGCGATGGCGCGGGGGTGATCGCGACATTGGCCCAGGCACGCCCGCGGGTGCCCGCGATCCTGGGAATTTCGGGCGATCCGGGCAATCGCGACGCGGCGCTGGCCGCAGGGGCCGACGGTTTTCTGGCCAAGCCGATCGAAAGCCTGGCAGTATTTCAGCAGGCGATCCTGGCAGCGATGCCGGCAGAGTGTCAGCCGGTTGGACCGCGCCCTTTGCCCGACGATGTGATCGCGGCCGACCGGGACGCGCTGCGCGATGATCTGGCGCATGTGGCAGATGTGCTTGCCAACGCCGACGACACCGGCGCCATCGATTACATTGCCCGCTTTCTGGCCGGCGTCGCCCGTTCTGCGCATGACCGCCCGCTTGAAGAAGCCGCCGCA from Paracoccus sp. SMMA_5_TC includes these protein-coding regions:
- a CDS encoding response regulator, with amino-acid sequence MTEQHPIETGALPGWRVTLPQRPLTGLTILVVEDSRIASEAVRLLCLRSGARIRRADSVRAALRHLQAYRPGAVLVDMGLPDGDGAGVIATLAQARPRVPAILGISGDPGNRDAALAAGADGFLAKPIESLAVFQQAILAAMPAECQPVGPRPLPDDVIAADRDALRDDLAHVADVLANADDTGAIDYIARFLAGVARSAHDRPLEEAAAALARDYSAGRALAADLVRISGMVHDRLARA